The region TACTGTTTTAGTAATAGATTATATGAATTATTTTACGCCAAATGGTGATGGTTATAATGATAGATGGAATATTGTTGGATTAAATGCACAACATAACGCAAAAATTTATATATTTGACCGCTATGGAAAATTAATCAAGCAAATAGATCCACTAGGAGAAGGATGGGATGGAAAATTTAATGGACAAGACTTACCTTCAACAGACTATTGGTTCTCGGTTGATTACACAGAAAACGAACAACAAAAACAATTTAAAGCACATTTTTCATTAAAGAGATAACATCCAATTATTATGAAATTTAATAAATTTTTATTTTTAAGTCTATTATTCGCCGTACAGTTTTCATATTCACAAGAAGGAATTGCTGTTTATACGGATTATTTAACAGATAATTATTATTTAATTCACCCATCAATGGCAGGTGCTTCAAATTGTGGTAAAGTTAGATTGACAGGGAGACAACAATGGTTTGGACAGGAAGATGCACCAGCATTACAGACTTTAAGTTTTAATACATCTTTAGGTGAAGATCAAAAATCAGGGATTGGGTTTATAGCTTTTAATGATAAAAATGGATACCATTCACAATCTGGAGCAAAATTGACTTATGCTCATCATTTAATGTTTTCTAGATCTACTGCAGATTTAAATATGTTATCTTTTGGTTTAAGTGGTGCATTTATACAAAGTAGATTAGATGAATCTGAATTTACAACTTTCGATCCAGTTATCGTTGGAGGTGGATTTACACAAAAAGATTCTTATTTTAATATGGATTTAGGTGTGTCATACCATTATCTTGATTTTTTTACTCACGTAACAGTGAAAAACTTTATTTCTAATCAAAGAAGAGAAATATATTCTGCAGGAATTGAGTCTGATAATTTAAGAAAATATCTTTGGAGTGTTGGTGCTGATTTTGGTAATGAAGACAGAATTTTAATTGAGCCGTCTTTTATGTTTCAATATACAGAAAAGACTGGAGAAAAAGCAATTGATTTAAATGCAAAAATTTATAAAGGCATGGAATTTGGTAAGTTATGGGGAGGTTTGTCTTATAGAACAAGTTTTGATGGCGCTCAATATTTAGACGGTGGTGTTGCTAATGATCAAAAATTACAATGGATTACACCATTTGTAGGTCTTAATTTCAAACAATTTATGTTAGCTTATTCTTATAATCATGTTTTAGGAAATGTGAAATTTGATAATGCAGGATACCATCAATTAACTTTAGGTATAAATGTATTCTGTAAAGATAAACCATATGATTGTAACTGTCCAGCAGTTGTAAACTAATATTAATAATCCCGATACATTCGGGATTTTTTTATAATTCTAATTACTATGATAATTAAAGAAGTAAGAGGGAAATATCCTTCCATTCCTGAAGATTGTTTTATAGCCGAAAATGCTACAATAGTAGGTGAAGTTACTTTTGGAGAAAAATGCAGTATTTGGTTTAATGCCGTTGTACGAGGAGATGTAAACTCTATAACCGTTGGAAATAAAGTTAATATTCAAGATGGTGCAGTTATTCATTGTACCTATTTAAAACATCCTACTATAATTGGAAATAATGTTTCAATAGGACATAACGCAATAGTTCACGGTTGTACAGTTCATGATAATGTTTTAATTGGAATGGGTGCTATTTTGATGGATGGTGTAGTAGTTGAAAGTAATTCAATAATAGCTGCTGGTAGTGTTGTAACTCAAAATACGCATGTAGAAAGTGGTGTGATTTATGCTGGAATACCTGCTAAAAAAGTAAAAGAGTTAAATGCTAGCGATTTTGCTGGAGAAATAGACCGTATTTCCAATAACTATGTGATGTACTCAAGTTGGTTTAAAGATGAAAAATAAAGTGCTTAAAAGCGCTTAAAATTCTTTTTGTGTTATTTTATATTGTTTCCCAATTAAATCTTGCATTGCATCAGGAGAATTGTTGATGTAGAATTTGTGATAGGTTGTATCATTTGATTCTGTGTTGCTGATGTTTTTTTCTTCTAAAATTTTTTTAGTTTGTTTTGCTACCGCTTCTCCGGAATCAATTATTTTAATGTGAGAGGGAATAATTTTTTTAATTTGTGGAATTAAATAAGGATAATGAGTGCATCCAAGTACTAAATAATCTATGTTTTGTTCTACCATAGGAAGAAGATAGTCTTGAAGTAATTGTGTTGTTTTATTTGAATTTAAATCGCCATTTTCAATAAGTTCAACTAATCCAAATCCAATTTGCTCTATAATTTTTATATTGTGGTATTTTTTTACATTTTCATGGAATAATTCACTATTAAGCGTTCCTTTAGTTGCTAATATTCCAATTGTATGTGTTTTTGAATGTAGTGCAGCAGGTTTAATAGCTGGCTCTATTCCAATAAAAGGTACATGATAAGTAGCTCTTAATTCATTAATTGCATTTGTTGTAGCAGTATTGCAAGCAACAATAATTAATTTAGCATTTTGATTTAATAGATATTCTGTATTTTTTTTGCTTAAATGTATAATCTCTTCTTTTGATTTTTGTCCGTAAGGAGCATTTTTACTATCCGCTAAATAGATAGTATTTTCATTTGGAAGCAAAGAATGTACTTCTTTCCAAATAGATGTACCGCCAACGCCAGAATCGAAAAGGCCTATAGGATTAGAATTACTCATAAAACAAAAGTAAAAAAAAACTGCTCAATCTTAAAACAAGAATGAGCAGTTAAATTACATTTTAAAAAATTAAAATCCTAATTCTTTTTTAACATCAGCCATTAAATCTGGTCCATCAGCTAAAATAACTCCACCACCTAAAGTTGAATCTAAAACATATTGAATTCCTTTAGCTCTAGCTACTTTATGAATAGCAGCTTGCGCTTTTTCCATAATAGGTTTTTGTAATTCAATTGCTTTATCTTGTAAAGCTTTAGAAGCATTGTCTTGAAATTTTTGAATTCTTGCTCCCATATCTTGCATTTCTTGAGAGCGAGTTTGATTTACTGCATCACCTACAGTTGCTGATTCTTTTTCGTATTGTGCTAATTTTGTTTGGTATTCTTGTACCATTTTTTTGTATTCAACATCATACGTTTCTTGTAGTTTTTTAACTTGTGCTTCAGCGGCTTTCATAGCTGGACTTGCAGTCATTAATTCTTGTACATTAATATGTCCGACTTTAGTTTGTGCCACTGCGAATTGTGTTCCTACAAATAATACTAAAGCAGTAATAAGAGTCTTTAATTGTTTCATTTTTATTAATTTTAATAAGGGTTATTTAATTTATTCTTTTTTTGGTTCTTCTTTTTTCTTTTCTTCAGTTATTTTGTTTTTTAATGCTTCTTTTCTAGCTTTTTGCTCTTCAATTAATTTTTGACGTTTTTCTTCGCGTTCTTTTATTAATGCTGCTCTTTTTTCATCAGCTTCTTTCTTTTTAGCGGCAACTAAATCTTTGCGTTCTTGAAGCTTTTTTTCTCTTTCTTCTTTACTTGCAATTAGTTTTTCTTCTTTTTCTTTTTCTTTTTTTACAGCTTCCGGATTTTCAGTATCGTCAAATTCTTTTTTGTCTTTTTGATCCTGTAATTTTTGTTGTTTTTTAGATAATTCTACTTTTTTACCAGCTCTTTCTAATTCTCTCAAAACAAAATCACTTATATCAAATCTTTCAGCTGTGTAAAGCATTGTTAAATCTGAAGATTTGTCAAATATGAAATCATAATTTCTTTTAGCTGCAATATCTTGAACAATATTAAATACTTGATCTTGAATTGGTTTAACTAAAGCGGCCTTTTGAATAATTAAATCTCCTTGAGGACCAAATCTTTTTTGTTGATAATCAAATAAATCTTTTTCTAAAGTTTTAATTTCTTCTTCTTTTTCATTCACTAATTCTTTTGTTAGTAAAACTCGATCTGAAGCTAAACTTTCTTTTAATTTATTAATTTCAGCTTTTTTTGTTTCAACTTCTTGT is a window of Flavobacterium indicum GPTSA100-9 = DSM 17447 DNA encoding:
- a CDS encoding PorP/SprF family type IX secretion system membrane protein; amino-acid sequence: MKFNKFLFLSLLFAVQFSYSQEGIAVYTDYLTDNYYLIHPSMAGASNCGKVRLTGRQQWFGQEDAPALQTLSFNTSLGEDQKSGIGFIAFNDKNGYHSQSGAKLTYAHHLMFSRSTADLNMLSFGLSGAFIQSRLDESEFTTFDPVIVGGGFTQKDSYFNMDLGVSYHYLDFFTHVTVKNFISNQRREIYSAGIESDNLRKYLWSVGADFGNEDRILIEPSFMFQYTEKTGEKAIDLNAKIYKGMEFGKLWGGLSYRTSFDGAQYLDGGVANDQKLQWITPFVGLNFKQFMLAYSYNHVLGNVKFDNAGYHQLTLGINVFCKDKPYDCNCPAVVN
- a CDS encoding gamma carbonic anhydrase family protein; the protein is MIIKEVRGKYPSIPEDCFIAENATIVGEVTFGEKCSIWFNAVVRGDVNSITVGNKVNIQDGAVIHCTYLKHPTIIGNNVSIGHNAIVHGCTVHDNVLIGMGAILMDGVVVESNSIIAAGSVVTQNTHVESGVIYAGIPAKKVKELNASDFAGEIDRISNNYVMYSSWFKDEK
- the murI gene encoding glutamate racemase; its protein translation is MSNSNPIGLFDSGVGGTSIWKEVHSLLPNENTIYLADSKNAPYGQKSKEEIIHLSKKNTEYLLNQNAKLIIVACNTATTNAINELRATYHVPFIGIEPAIKPAALHSKTHTIGILATKGTLNSELFHENVKKYHNIKIIEQIGFGLVELIENGDLNSNKTTQLLQDYLLPMVEQNIDYLVLGCTHYPYLIPQIKKIIPSHIKIIDSGEAVAKQTKKILEEKNISNTESNDTTYHKFYINNSPDAMQDLIGKQYKITQKEF
- a CDS encoding OmpH family outer membrane protein translates to MKQLKTLITALVLFVGTQFAVAQTKVGHINVQELMTASPAMKAAEAQVKKLQETYDVEYKKMVQEYQTKLAQYEKESATVGDAVNQTRSQEMQDMGARIQKFQDNASKALQDKAIELQKPIMEKAQAAIHKVARAKGIQYVLDSTLGGGVILADGPDLMADVKKELGF
- a CDS encoding OmpH family outer membrane protein, encoding MKRYFVLIFALSCIVTTAQKTTKIGYIDMDYILEKVPEYAEAKNQLEQKANTWKQEVETKKAEINKLKESLASDRVLLTKELVNEKEEEIKTLEKDLFDYQQKRFGPQGDLIIQKAALVKPIQDQVFNIVQDIAAKRNYDFIFDKSSDLTMLYTAERFDISDFVLRELERAGKKVELSKKQQKLQDQKDKKEFDDTENPEAVKKEKEKEEKLIASKEEREKKLQERKDLVAAKKKEADEKRAALIKEREEKRQKLIEEQKARKEALKNKITEEKKKEEPKKE